The genomic DNA tgtctcttttactgtgtgtgtctctgtgtctgtgtgtgtctctgtgtgtgtgtctgtctgtgtgtctctgtgtgtgtctctgtgtgtccgtgtctgtgtgtctctgtgtgtctgtctcttttactgtgtgtgtctctgtgtgtctctgtgtgtgtctctgtgtgtgtgttgaaggagCAGTGAGAGCCTCCAGTATATTCCCCATAATGAGTGTAGGTCTGTTGTTTctgggaggagtgtgtgtggccGGCAGCGAGTTCTACAAGACACAACACAACGTCATGCTCAGCGCCGGGATACTGTTTGTCTCCGCaggtcagctctctctctctacctctctctctctctctctctctctctctctctctctctctctctctctctctctctctctctctctcttctctctaattTACATCtcagctaactctctctctctcccccctctccctctccaggacTCAGTAACATCATTGGCATCATCGTCTACATCTCGGCTAACTCTGGTGACCCGGGTCAGAGCGACAGTAAGAAGAGTTACTCGTACGGCTGGTCTTTCTACTTCGGGGCGTTGTCCTTCATCTTGGCTGAGATGGTGGGCGTTCTGACAGTACACGCCTTCATAGAGCGCCACCGAAAGCTCCGGACCCGCGGCCGTCGCTCCCTCACCAAACACGCTCTGTTCCGCTCCGCGTCCTACTACAGCCGCTACAACCGCTACAGACGGCGCTCCAGTTACCGCGGCAACGTGGACTACCGTCACTCGCTGTCGTCGGCGGGGCAGCTGCGACCTCGCGACCCCTCGCCGTTGCCGGTGGCCCTGTCCGTGTCAAAGGTTGTCGCCGCGGGGCCGGCGGGGTCGGAGTTGCACAAACTAACGCCGCCCGACAACAAGATGGCAGCCgctgcaggaggaggaggaggaggaggaggaggaggaggaggaggaggaggaggaggaggaggaggaggaggaggaggaggaagaggaggagggggaggggtggatgTTGCGAGGAGCGTTTTCCTGTTGCCACTGACAAGCAAGCCCAACAACAAGGACATGTTGCCTAGCGATGCTGCTAACAGGAAGACAACacctgtctgagagagagagagagagagagagagagagagagagagagagagagagagagagagagagagagagagagagagagagagagagagagcacgttagctgagagagagagagaggcgttagctgagagagagagagagagagagcacgttagctgagagagagagcgttagctgagagagagagagagagagagagcgttagctgagagagagagagagagagcgttagctgagagagagagcgttagctgagagagagagagagagagcgttagctggagagagagagcgttagctgagagagagagagagagagagagagagagagagagtgttagctgagagagagagagagcgttagctgagagagagagagagagagcgttagctgagagagagagcgttagctgagagagagagagagagcgttagagagagagcgttagagagagagagagagagagagcgagctgagagagagagagagagagagagagcgttagctgagagagagagagagagagcgttagctgagagagagagagagagagagagagagagagagagagttagctgagagagagagagagagagagagacagagagagagagagagagagacacagagagagagagacacagagagagagacacagagagagggagagagggatgacaaAAGTTGACAGGATGGAACTAGTAACTCTTAGTCTGCCCTCACACTgtctataataaatacactgactaACCTCTAGTAACTCTTAGTCTGTCCTCACACTgtctataataaatacactgactaACCTCTAGTAACTCTTAGTCTGTCCTCACACTgtctataataaatacactgactaACCTCTAGTAACTCTTAGTCTGCCCTCACACTgtctataataaatacactgactaACCTCTAGTAACTcttagtctgtctataataaatacactgactaACCTCTAGTAACTcttagtctgtctataataaatacactgactaACCTCTAGTAACTCTTAGTCTGCCCTCACACTgtctataataaatacactgactaACCTCTAGTAACTCTTAGTCTGTCCTCACACTgtctataataaatacactgactaACCTCTAGTAACTcttagtctgtctataataaatacactgactaACCTCTAGTAACTCTTAGTCAGCCCTCACACTgtctataataaatacactgactaACCTCTAGTAACTcttagtctgtctataataaatacactgactaACCTCTAGTAACTCTTAGTCTGCCCTCACACTgtctataataaatacactgactaACCTCTAGTAACTCTTAGTCTGTCCTCACACTgtctataataaatacactgactaACCTCTAGTAACTcttagtctgtctataataaatacactgactaACCTCTAGTAACTCTTAGTCTGCCCTCACACTGTCTATGTGactagctggttgagagaatgtcaagagcgtgcaaagctgtcatcaaggcaaacttcggctactttgaagaatctcaaatgtaaaatatattttgatttgtttaacactttttggtttccatatgtgttatttaatagttttgatgtcttcactattattctacaacatagTGGTTTATGGTGTATTATAAACTAGGTGGTttaagccctgaatgctgattggctgacagcagtggtatatcagaccccataccacgggtatgacagaACATTTATTTGttctgctctaattatgttggtaaccagtttataataggggtttgtggtatatggccaatataccacggctaagggttgtATCCAGGCCATCCAGGTTGCGTCGTCCttaaagaacagcccttagccgtgccGCTTGGCCGCATACCGCActtcctcgggccttattgcttcatTCTACAGCTCACAAGAGGGAGACAAAGCTGCACACGTCACCAAACGTCTAAACCGAaatgtctctttgtggtgtttaTTGTAACTGTTAATAACTGTACTGGTCAAGTGTCAAcataaaaaaaaattataaaataaAAATGGACACCAATTATGGATACGGAAGAAAAGTTTCTGGGCCTGAAAGAATTCACAACGGAAGACCTTCAAGTGGTTTGTTGCGATGGAAGAACTACCCCGCCCTCCAGTGCTCCTGAACCTGTGGGGATCTTTATGATTTTAACAGAAGTAGACTGAATTGTATTTCTTTGTATGTATaatttatgttgttgttgtttttactaGTTTGTATGAGTATTTTCATccaaaatgtttttgtttgttttgttttttttgtgataTTTTACTACCTCGCACAGTAGGTTGCACATTATagattgtatttttctttttaGTTTTCTTTTTTATTaataacaaatcaatacataaagcacatgagggaacacaagcatacatagattagaAACAATAGAGATTGTAGTCCGCCAATGAAACAGTAGAGAAGAACGTCACCCTCGTTTCCGTTTTCTTGTCGGGCCAGTTTCCGGTCCCGCCATGATGTTCAGAAGACAACGAGGAGCAACTGAAAAAAGACCGTCGAAATGGATTTAAAACAACGCAAATTATAGAATTAGAAAGAGAGATAATTTACCGTCGTTTTGAATAGGAAACCTAAGCTAACTGGTTATTAAAAGTGTTTAATGTCCAGTGGCCGTTTTTCCTAACCAGTTAAGTAGTTAGTGTAAAATAAGGTTTATATCTGCggggaaatgtttttgttttgacTGGTAGGTACCGAGGCCGCAGATCTCCTTCATCATCGTAGGTCACACAAGGATCAACAGCGTTTCCTGCAAACTCCGAAAAGGATCGTTTTTGAAggacttttattttatttggacGTTTgattacacccccccccccccctcctccccccagaCGGATTGAAgaagatttatttttattttttaggaCTTTGCGCCGTTTTTTTTTACGGCGGAAGAGCGACGCTTTTCCGGGCCTCGTTATGGACTCCTAACCGCGACCCCGGTGCCGCGCTGCTTTCCGCAGCTACAAGGCCCGTTGTTTccgcgagagaagagagagactctTACTGACTGTATTAATAACCGTGgggggaagaaaaaaaacaaaccCCGTAATGGACACTTGTGGAACTGTACTTTTTCTTGTTGTTTTACCGGACACTTAATTAACGAACTGACCGGGTTATTAAGTCCCGGTCTGTCACTACCTAGTAGTTTGGTGTCTTTGACGCAAACAACTACAAGGACTATCTGTGAATACTTCCTCTTAGTTCATTGCCTGTTTTCCCTTCGATAATTATCTTATTATAGAATAATCTGGTAGCCCCCCACCTCCACCTTCAGTCTCAGATCATATCTACTACTGGTTATTTGTTATTTCTTTAACTAACGTGTTGTTTTCCCCCCCTTTCCTTTGTCTTTTGAGTTTTGAGTTTAAGTGATTAGTTGTGAGAATGTCGTGTGTTCATTATAAATTCTCGTCCAAACTGGACTACAACACCGTGACCTTTGACGGGCTGCACATCACCCTGGCCGAGCTGAAACGGCAGATTATGGGCAGAGAGCGCCTCAAAGCCACCGACTGCGACCTGCAGATCACCAACGCACAGACCCGtgaaggtaactaactaactcagTTAGTTAAGTTGTTCATGTTGAGCTGAGGTTAATCAGTGATGCCAAGATTATCATTTTATGCAGTTTTATGGTGTGTACTTCCTGGTAGGGATCGGGGATATGGGCCCAAAACATAATCTATATAGATAATAATaatctatatatctctatatatagatatgtatagatgtatatgtgtgtatatatatattatatatttatttattacacaCATCTATCTCACGGTATTACAAAAGTTGGATTGTATTAATGTATTTGACCCCCAAAAATACAATAATATTTGTAATTATTTAAATTCtacatttgctttatgagtagtgcgcTGACCCTTagggtctttctccattctgatttaTTTTTTCCTTTAAATTTAATATTATAAAACCATTTTCTtgcactcatttgagatcattCCCACAGGGCTGCACGATATGGGCCTTATCTtgaaccaaatgttgcaattgaaCTTGCGATTTAAAGTCAAAACACTTGTCAACTGTTGGAAAtgtaattataattattattctaTAGTTAATAGCGGCCGTCTTTTTGCTACATTGAATGTTTTCTCTTAGCAACTTCATGTAGCTTAGCAACTTCATGTAGCTTAGCTGcttcatgtagctaacatattctTGCTTTGTGTTTTCCTCTGATTTTtttttagaagatactgttgtaTAAACAACATGctgatgtttaaaaaaaatgtattatgaGGTTGTATAAGTACGTTTGGCTATAACTCAGTACATCTATTAACCCGCCGGATAACAGGcgattagcattagcggctaacaggcgattagcattagcggctaacaggcgattagcattagcggctaacaggcgattagcattagcggctaacaggcgattagcattagcggctaacaggcgattagcattagcggctaacaggcgattagcattagcggctaacaaCATTTAGACCCGTACTTGCTAAGAAGAAATGACAAGCTAGCTGTTTGTATGTGTaaaacattataataataatagtgtaacGTTAATTACACCACACTGGTGGATTTACATTAAGAAGCTGAGTGTCTCATTGTTGAGGAACCAAAATAAAACTTTTCCCCATCAACAAAATCATATTTATCATCTCTAGGAACTCATGAGGAGGTGTTGAGTCCAATCTCTCTAAGAGTTTAGGCTGGGGTGACTTTACGCAGGGAAGAAAGATGTGAATTTTAACTGTTTTTGTTTGATATCATATATTccctgttctatagactacagcactgatgatataatatattccctgttctatagactacagtactgatgatataatatattccctgttctatagactacagtactgatgataataatatatagaccctgtgttctagactacagtactgatgatataatatattccctgttctatagactacagtactgaTGATATAATATATTCCCTGTTCTATCTACAGTACTGATCatagttctatagactacagtactgatgatataatatattccctgttctatagactacagtactgatgatataatatattccctgttctatagactacagtactgatgatataatatattccctgttctatagactacagtactgaTGATATAATATATTCCCTGTTCTATAGATTACAGTACTGATGATATAATATATTCCCTATGATATAAGTATATTCCCTGTTGATATATAATATATTccctgttctatagactacagtactgatgatataatatattccctgttctatagactacagtactgatgatataatatattccctgttctatagactacagtactgatgatataatatattccctgttctatagactacagtactgatgatatgatataatatattccctgttctatagactacagtactgatgatataatatattccctgttctatagactacagtactgatgatataatatactgttctatagactacagtactgatgatataatatatactacagtactgatgatataatatattccctgttctatagactacagtactgatgatataatatattccctgttctatagactacagtactgatgatataatatatgtaatatattccctgttctatagactacagtactgaTGATATAATATATTCCCTGTTCTAGACTACAGACTGATGATATAATATATTccctgttctatagactacagtatgtccctgtTCTATAGACTGATGATATAATATATTAccctgttctatagactacactactgatgatataatatattccctgttctatagactacagtactgatgatataatatattccctgttctatagactacagtactgaTGATATAATATATTCCCTGTTCTATCTACTGATGATATAATATATAGACTCAGTACTGATGATATAATATATTccctgttctatagactacagtactgatgatatgaatatattccctgttctatagactacagtactgatgatataatatattccctgttctatagactacagtactgaTGATATAATATATAGACTGTGTACTGATGATATAATATATTccctgttctatagactacagtactgatgatataatatattccctgttctatagactacagtactgatgatataatatattccctgttctatagactacagtactgatgatataatatattccctgttctatagactacagtactgatgatataatatattccctgttctatagactacagtattgaTGATATATACTGGGTACCATGTGcttctatagactacagtactgatgatataatatattccctgttctatagactacagtactgatgatataatatattccctgttctatagactacagtactgaTGATATATACTGGGTACCTTGTGATATAATATATTccctgttctatagactacagtactgatgatatatatattccctgttctatagactacaCACTGATGATACACACAAGGTACCCAGTGTGCTTctatagagtacagtactgaATATATATACTGATATAATATATTcctgttctatagactacagtactgaTGTATAATATATTCTGTTCTATAGATACAGTACTGAGTACTAATGctatatactgtaccttgttctatactactacagtactgatatatatacacacacacacacaaggtgcccagtgtgtgtgtgtatatatactgttcTATGTACCATGTATACCCCcttctatagactacagtactgaGTATATACTGATGATATATGCTGTGTACCATGTGTTCTACAGAGTACACTGATGATATATGCTGTGTACCATGTGTTTCTGCAGACTGATGTACACTGATGATATATGCTGTGTACCATGTGCTTCTATAGAGTACACTGATGATATATGCTGTGTACCATGTGCTTCTACAGAGTACACTGATGATATATGCTGTGTACCATGTGCTTctatagagtacagtactgaTGATATATGCTGTGTACCATGTGATATATGCTTctatagagtacagtactgaTGATATATGCTGTGTACCATGTGCTTCTATAGAGTACACTGATGATATATGCTGTGTACCATGTGCTTctatagagtacagtactgatgatatatgctgtgtaccatgtgtttctatagagtacagtactgaTGATATATGTACCTGTGTACCATGATATATGCTGTGTACCATGTGCTTCTCCTATATGCTGTGTACCAGTACTGATGATATATGCTGTGTACCATGTGCTctatagagtacagtactgatgatatatgtacctgtagagtacagtactgaTGATATATGCTGTGTACCATGTGCTTCTATACTGATGATATATGCTGTGTACCATGTGCTcctatagagtacagtactgatgatatatgctgtgtaccatgtgcttctatagagtacagtactgatgatatatgctgtgtaccatgtgctcctatagagtacagtactgatgatatatgctgtgtaccatgtgcttctatagagtacagtactgaTGATATATGCTGTGTACCATGTGCTTCTATAGTACAGTACTGATGATATActatagagtacagtactgatgatatatgctgtgtaccatgtgctcctatagagtacagtactga from Oncorhynchus keta strain PuntledgeMale-10-30-2019 unplaced genomic scaffold, Oket_V2 Un_contig_2383_pilon_pilon, whole genome shotgun sequence includes the following:
- the LOC127921868 gene encoding voltage-dependent calcium channel gamma-3 subunit-like, with product MKGAQRTVTSFAVMKLCNRGALMLVTTALSFIAFSLMTIAVGTDYWLYSRGICRSKTSIHDNETIRKNEVVMTHSGLWRTCCLEGTFTGVCKEIDYFLEDADYEQDAAEYLLRAVRASSIFPIMSVGLLFLGGVCVAGSEFYKTQHNVMLSAGILFVSAGLSNIIGIIVYISANSGDPGQSDSKKSYSYGWSFYFGALSFILAEMVGVLTVHAFIERHRKLRTRGRRSLTKHALFRSASYYSRYNRYRRRSSYRGNVDYRHSLSSAGQLRPRDPSPLPVALSVSKVVAAGPAGSELHKLTPPDNKMAAAAGGGGGG